The Malus domestica chromosome 13, GDT2T_hap1 genome includes a window with the following:
- the LOC114820477 gene encoding uncharacterized protein: protein MIRVPRDDAKRGGGGGGRGRGRANWLARSESGRGKNPAQPAELRDEKKETKVVESSMSKLQLDDDTPTAKKKRYRESKKCHSQNEHCAVCLMDGHHQYLCPYRESVPLGVTKVGEGYILMCRTCGFVGNVCLHGRSYARPYRRCYARLKHGYPSYEEVEQIRERQREMAEMSRARVERGEPSLLDDTSFDSSSDTSSDSFSDSSSEI from the exons ATGATCCGGGTACCCAGAGACGACGCCAAGCGCGGAGGCGGAGGCGGAGGCAGAGGCAGAGGCAGGGCCAATTGGCTCGCGCGATCAGAATCCGGGCGGGGGAAGAATCCAGCCCAACCAGCGGAGCTCCGAG AtgagaagaaagaaacaaaagttGTCGAAAGCTCTATGAGTAAACTCCAACTTGATGATGATACTCCTACTGCAAAGAAGAAACGTTACCGTGAGTCTAAGAAATGCCATTCTCAGAATGAGCATTGTGCAGTTTGCCTTATGGACGGCCACCACCAATATCTGTGTCCCTACCGGGAAAGTGTCCCGTTGGGCGTAACTAAAGTTGGAGAGGGCTATATACTAATGTGTAGGACTTGTGGTTTTGTGGGTAACGTCTGCCTTCATGGCCGCTCTTATGCTCGTCCCTATAGGCGGTGTTATGCGCGTCTGAAACATGGGTACCCAAGCTACGAGGAAGTGGAGCAAATCAGGGAAAGACAGAGAGAAATGGCTGAAATGTCCAGGGCACGAGTGGAGAGAGGTGAACCATCCTTATTGGATGATACCTCTTTCGATTCCTCTTCTGATACCTCTTCCGATTCCTTTTCTGATTCCTCTTCTGAGATATAA
- the LOC108175113 gene encoding U-box domain-containing protein 52-like: MRRLRLELKQTMDMYSTACKEALTAKQKATELHRWKLEEEQRLEQVRLAQEAALALAENEKLKCMAAMEAAEAAQRIAVMEAQKRRNAEMKAFKEAEEKKKAIEAKTYDFMFRKYTIEEIEAATNNFSRERPTLRAKARFCEWD, translated from the exons ATGAGGAGGCTCAGGCTAGAGCTCAAGCAAACAATGGACATGTACAGTACAGCCTGCAAGGAGGCACTCACAGCAAAACAGAAG GCAACCGAACTCCACCGGTGGAAATTGGAAGAGGAACAGAGATTAGAACAGGTACGATTAGCTCAGGAAGCTGCATTGGCACTTGCAGAGAATGAGAAATTGAAATGTATGGCAGCCATGGAGGCTGCAGAAGCAGCTCAAAGGATCGCAGTAATGGAAGCACAGAAAAGGAGGAATGCAGAAATGAAAGCCTTTAAAGAAgctgaggagaagaagaaggcaatAGAAGCAAAAACATATGATTTCATGTTCAGGAAATACACAATTGAGGAGATTGAAGCAGcaacaaataatttttcaagAGAGAGACCGACCTTGCGTGCCAAGGCTCGATTTTGTGAATGGGATTGA
- the LOC103453642 gene encoding FCS-Like Zinc finger 14-like, translated as MENFSGKKRPTISISLFTTFSESISSDKFPKSIKSPRNFQDGVVGLGIVAAMTDLGSPNEVALSEKSPRSSPIPIVSAAKPAANFRGGFCVERAGAVVDELSESYTCVISHFGNNLTSKRVYFGDKLSGVVDDPNAGMVVASGVFSTSPLSIGEVGREFWASDFLSCCYLCKKQLHGLDIFMYRGEKAFCSAECRDKHMRSDHHKDKCRSGALKSLDYSASPCSSPLVFLAGVEVA; from the exons ATGGAGAATTTTTCCGGGAAAAAGCGACCCACAATCAGTATCTCACTTTTCACTACTTTTTCCGAGTCAATTTCCTCTGACAAGTTCCCCAAGTCAATCAAATCCCCAAGAAATTTCCAAGATGGGGTTGTTGGGCTTGGAATAGTGGCTGCCATGACTGATTTGGGCAGCCCCAATGAAGTGGCTTTGTCTGAAAAGTCACCAAGGTCGAGCCCAATCCCCATAGTCTCTGCAGCTAAGCCTGCAGCTAATTTCAGAGGTGGGTTTTGTGTGGAGAGGGCTGGGGCTGTGGTGGATGAATTGTCTGAGAGCTATACGTGTGTGATTTCGCATTTCGGAAACAATTTGACATCGAAGCGGGTTTATTTCGGTGATAAGCTGAGTGGGGTTGTGGATGATCCTAATGCTGGTATGGTGGTGGCCTCTGGGGTGTTCTCTACTTCTCCATTGAGTATTGGTGAAGTGGGAAGAGAGTTTTGGGCTTCCGATTTTCTCAGTTGTTGTTATCTTTGCAAGAAGCAGCTTCATGGACTGGACATTTTCATGTACAG AGGTGAGAAAGCATTTTGCAGCGCCGAGTgccgtgacaagcacatgcgcAGCGACCATCATAAAGACAAGTGCAGATCCGGAGCATTAAAATCGCTTGATTACTCAGCGTCGCCGTGCTCCAGTCCGCTCGTCTTCTTGGCCGGGGTTGAGGTGGCATGA
- the LOC103453644 gene encoding biotin carboxylase 1, chloroplastic, translating to MDATMPICKTVTPTPGLFFGRTREIRSSQCSFMVGNKVNFLRQRVQGAQVSVKSRKHGGALHATCHAEKILVANRGEIAVRVIRTAHEMGIPCVAVYSTIDKDALHVKLADESVCIGEAASSQSYLVVPNVLSAAISRKCTMLHPGYGFLSENASFVEMCKEHGINFIGPKPESIRVMGDKSTARDTMKKAGVPTVPGSDGLLQSTEEGIRLADEIGFPVMIKATAGGGGRGMRLAKEPEEFVKLLQQAKSEAAAAFGNDGVYLEKYIQNPRHIEFQVLADKYGNVIHFGERDCSIQRRNQKLLEEAPSPALTPELRKAMGDAAVAAAASIGYIGVGTVEFLLDERGSFYFMEMNTRIQVEHPVTEMISSVDLIEEQIHVAMGEKLRYTQEDIVLRGHSIECRINAEDAFKGFRPGPGRITAYLPSGGPFVRMDSHVYPDYVVPPNYDSLLGKLIVWAPTREKAIERMKRALDDTVITGVPTTIEYHKLILDIEDFKNGNVDTAFIPKHEEELQAPQHLVPAAAAKN from the exons ATGGACGCCACAATGCCCATCTGCAAGACTGTCACGCCAACTCCG GGCTTATTTTTTGGGAGAACTAGAGAGATCCGCAGTTCTCAATGTAGCTTTATGGTGGGAAATAAAGTCAACTTTTTAAGGCAGAGAGTTCAGGGTGCTCAAGTTAGTGTTAAATCCAGAAAGCATGGGGGAGCTCTTCATGCTACATGTCATGCTGAAAAAATTCTGGTGGCAAATAGAGGGGAAATTGCTGTTCGCGTTATTCGAACAGCCCATGAGATGGGAATACCTTGTGTGGCTGTTTACTCAACAATAGACAAGGATGCACTTCATGTGAAATTGGCTGACGAATCAGTTTGTATTGGTGAAGCAGCAAGCAGTCAATC GTACTTAGTTGTTCCAAATGTTTTATCTGCTGCCATCAGTCGGAAATGTACAATGTTGCATCCAGGATATGGTTTCCTTTCTGAGAATGCATCATTTGTTGAAATGTGCAAAGAACATGGAATCAATTTTATTGGGCCTAAG CCCGAGAGCATCCGTGTTATGGGTGATAAATCGACTGCCAGAGACACAATGAAGAAAGCAGGTGTCCCAACTGTACCTGGAAGTGATGGATTACTACAG AGCACAGAGGAAGGAATCAGGCTTGCAGATGAGATTGGTTTTCCTGTAATGATCAAG GCCACAGCAGGAGGTGGAGGACGTGGCATGCGTCTTGCTAAAGAACCTGAGGAGTTTGTGAAGTTGTTGCAG CAAGCAAAGAGTGAGGCTGCAGCTGCTTTTGGAAATGATGGAGTTTATTTGGAAAAGTACATCCAAAATCCTAGACACATTGAGTTTCAG GTTCTTGCTGATAAATATGGTAATGTTATTCACTTTGGAGAGCGGGATTGCAGCATCCAG AGAAGGAACCAAAAGCTTCTGGAAGAAGCACCTTCCCCTGCATTGACCCCAGAACTGCGGAAAGCTATGGGTGATGCAGCAGTTGCAGCAGCAGCATCAATTGGCTACATTGGTGTTGGAACCGTTGAATTCCTTTTGGACGAAAGAGGTTCCTTTTACTTCATGGAAATGAACACTCGGATTCAG GTTGAGCATCCTGTGACAGAAATGATTTCCTCTGTTGACTTGATTGAAGAACAAATTCATGTGGCTATGGGTGAAAAACTCCGATACACACAG GAAGATATAGTGCTCAGAGGACATTCAATTGAATGCCGTATCAATGCAGAAGATGCTTTTAAAGGATTCCGACCTGGGCCAG GAAGAATAACAGCATACTTACCATCTGGAGGTCCCTTTGTTCGAATGGATAGCCATGTTTATCCTGATTATGTGGTTCCTCCAAACTATGATTCCCTTCTTGGAAAG CTTATTGTTTGGGCACCAACAAGAGAAAAGGCGATTGAGCGAATGAAGAGGGCTCTTGACGACACTGTTATAACGg GGGTTCCCACAACCATTGAATACCATAAACTTATCCTTGACATAGAGGATTTCAAAAATGGCAACGTTGATACTGCTTTTATTCCAAAGCATGAAGAGGAGCTACAAGCG CCCCAACATTTGGTGCCCGCGGCCGCCGCCAAGAACTAG